The following are encoded in a window of Salmo trutta chromosome 9, fSalTru1.1, whole genome shotgun sequence genomic DNA:
- the nmrk1 gene encoding nicotinamide riboside kinase 1, with product MRTLVVGIGGMTNGGKSTMSSSLHLRIPNSCIIAQDAFFKDDSVIAVDSNGFKQYDVLDALHMDRMMSKIESWRKDPGSFLASQSLRTQCSVGEEVFVLIVEGFLIFNYGPLNELMDKRYFLEIPYDVCKERRGSRVYTPPDMPGYFDGYVWPRYLKNRQEMEDMVSDIVFLDGLKSKEDLLDYVYGDVTMEIQSLMGKD from the exons GATGACCAATGGGGGGAAGTCGACCATGTCCAGTAGTCTGCACCTGCGGATCCCCAACAGCTGCATCATAGCACAGGATGCTTTCTTCaag gATGACTCTGTGATAGCTGTGGACAGCAATGGGTTCAAGCAGTATGATG TGCTTGATGCGCTCCACATGGACAGAATGATGAGCAAGATTGAATCATGGCGGAAGGACCCCGGCTCATTCCTAGCATCTCAAAGTCTGAGAACACAATGCTCTGTAGGAGAGGAGGTGTTTGTGCTCATCGTCGAGGGCTTCTTGATCTTCAACTACGG GCCCTTGAACGAATTAATGGACAAGAGATACTTCCTTGAAATTCCTTATGACGTCtgcaaagagaggagagg CTCGAGGGTGTATACACCCCCTGACATGCCAGGGTACTTTGACGGATATGTGTGGCCAAGGTACCTGAAAAACCGGCAAGAGATGGAAGACATGGTATCGGATATTG TCTTTTTGGATGGATTGAAGTCAAAGGAGGACTTGCTGGATTATGTGTATGGGGATGTAACCATGGAAATACAGAGTCTCATGG GGAAAGACTAA
- the LOC115199838 gene encoding hibernation-specific plasma protein HP-55 yields MRTALCLWIVMAVLCPGEVKGHKGHGGDHHHGQGLDHDHGRDNDHGHRRDHEHRRDHNHGHHDPEPGDNGTKPVIQGNGGFAFSLYKQLVVQPDNQGKNVFFSPLSVSLALAALSVGARGQTHQQLFTGLGFNSSLLTQEQVDQAFQTILTQLNQKNGVDLSIGSALFLHNTFKPHPEFLKDMKRFYLSEGFTVDFTNTADAIETINKYVGEKTRGKIDKLVKDLDPTTVMYLLSYIYFKGKWEIPFDSKDTKEDTFHVDDNTTVPVQMMSVKKRFSVYYDQEISTSVLQLHYNESVSMMLALPEKGLARLEEVIGQNHITKWHRWMKASEYQVHVPKMSITTTYSLKDVLSGMGMLDIFSNRADFSGISEDLKVAVSEVAHQASLDVDEAGATAAAATGVVLMPLSFRRTPVLKFDRPFMVIVMDRETKSILFMGKIINPANK; encoded by the exons ATGAGGACAGCCTTGTGTTTGTGGATCGTCATGGCAGTGCTCTGCCCAGGAGAGGTCAAAGGTCATAAAGGTCACGGAGGTGACCACCACCATGGTCAGGGGCTTGACCATGATCACGGGCGCGATAACGACCACGGGCACAGGCGAGACCACGAACACAGGCGAGACCACAACCACGGGCATCATGACCCTGAGCCCGGTGACAATGGCACCAAACCAGTGATACAAGGTAACGGGGGGTTTGCCTTCAGCCTGTACAAGCAGCTGGTGGTTCAGCCTGACAACCAGGGCAAAAATGTGTTCTTCTCCCCACTGAGTGTGTCCCTGGCCCTGGCTGCTCTTTCCGTGGGGGCCAGGGGTCAGACCCACCAGCAGCTCTTCACTGGTCTGGGCTTCAACAGCAGCCTACTGACACAAGAACAGGTGGACCAGGCCTTCCAGACCATACTCACACAGCTCAACCAGAAGAACGGAGTGGACCTGTCCATAGGAAGTGCACTTTTCCTGCACAACACCTTCAAACCACACCCTGAGTTCCTCAAGGACATGAAGCGCTTCTACCTCTCAGAGGGTTTCACTGTCGACTTCACCAACACGGCCGATGCCATCGAAACGATCAATAAATACGTGGGGGAAAAGACTCGAGGCAAGATAGACAAGTTAGTGAAAGATCTGGACCCAACCACTGTCATGTATCTCCTCAGCTACATATACTTCAAAG GAAAATGGGAGATTCCATTTGACTCTAAAGACACAAAGGAGGACACATTCCATGTGGATGACAACACCACTGTTCCGGTCCAGATGATGAGCGTGAAGAAGAGATTCTCCGTCTACTACGACCAGGAGATCTCCACCAGTGTCCTGCAGCTCCACTACAACGAGTCAGTGTCAATGATGCTGGCGCTACCAGAGAAGGGACTCGCTAGGCTGGAGGAGGTCATAGGTCAGAACCACATCACCAAGTGGCACAGGTGGATGAAGGCCAG CGAATACCAGGTGCATGTTCCCAAGATGTCTATCACCACAACATACTCCCTCAAGGATGTCCTGAGTGGAATGGGAATGCTGGACATATTCAGTAATAGAGCTGACTTCAGTGGAATATCAGAGGATCTGAAGGTGGCTGTTTCAGAG GTGGCGCACCAAGCCTCCTTGGATGTGGATGAGGCTGGAGCGACTGCAGCAGCTGCTACAGGTGTGGTCCTCATGCCCCTCTCCTTCCGACGCACCCCTGTGTTGAAGTTTGACCGTCCGTTCATGGTCATTGTCATGGACCGGGAGACCAAGAGTATTCTCTTCATGGGCAAGATCATCAACCCAGCCAACAAATAA
- the carnmt1 gene encoding carnosine N-methyltransferase, whose translation MAEGTVDQVTDGEQEEAYFYRERIKCTPEEETRLERQHFWKVIDAFRYYRMHVQERVNRAERQFQSLPEHHQLLLPGVLPNLARIRRSVDHNQEVLQAIVLNSVHMFENMEYGEEDDLRKVGTSSTFDMDKLKSTIKQFVRDWSEAGQAERDSCYLPLIQEIQRLFPSNKCDVSKVSVLVPGAGLGRLAWEIARLGYACQGNEWSFFMLFSSNFVLNRCEKVNSMTLYPWIHQFSNNKRSSDQTRPISFPDVNPQSLPLNSDFSMVAGDFQEVYTEPNTWDCVATCFFIDTAHNVIDYVETIWNILKPGGVWINLGPLLYHFENMANELSIELSYEDVRAAILKYGFHLEVERESVPTTYTENDQSMLKYLYDCVFFVARKPDHLYANGFQVVHKNRPEASQRRKSCDSLT comes from the exons ATGGCGGAAGGAACGGTGGACCAGGTTACTGATGGAGAGCAAGAAGAAGCATATTTTTACCGAGAAAGGATTAAATGTACACCAGAAGAGGAGACAAGGCTCGAAAGGCAACACTTTTGGAAAGTGATCGATGCGTTTAGATACTACAG GATGCATGTTCAAGAGCGGGTGAATCGAGCAGAACGTCAGTTCCAGAGTCTTCCGGAGCATCACCAGCTGCTGCTGCCCGGGGTCTTGCCCAACCTGGCCCGTATCCGTCGCAGTGTGGACCACAACCAGGAGGTGTTGCAGGCCATCGTGCTCAACAGTGTCCACATGTTTGAGAACATGGAGTATGGCGAAGAG GATGACCTGAGGAAGGTCGGTACGTCTTCCACGTTCGACATGGACAAGCTCAAGTCCACCATTAAGCAGTTTGTGCGTGACTGGAGCGAGGCCGGCCAGGCTGAGAGAGACTCCTGCTACCTGCCCCTCATCCAAGAGATCCAGAGACTCTTTCCCAGCAACAAGtg TGATGTGTCCAAGGTGAGCGTGCTGGTTCCGGGGGCAGGGCTTGGTCGCCTGGCATGGGAAATCGCTCGTCTGGGTTATGCTTGCCAAGGCAACGAATGGAGCTTCTTCATGCTCTTCTCCTCAAACTTTGTCCTCAACAG GTGTGAAAAGGTCAACTCCATGACCCTGTACCCCTGGATCCACCAGTTCAGCAACAACAAGAGGTCATCTGACCAGACGCGGCCAATCAGCTTCCCAGACGTCAACCCCCAGAGCCTGCCTCTAAACTCGGATTTCTCCATGGTGGCTGGGGACTTCCAGGAGGTCTACACAGAGCCTA ACACCTGGGATTGTGTGGCTACCTGCTTCTTCATCGACACAGCGCACAATGTCATCGACTACGTGGAGACCATCTGGAACATTCTCAAACCTGGAGGCGTGTGGATCAATCTTG GCCCACTGCTGTACCACTTTGAGAACATGGCCAACGAGCTCTCCATCGAGCTCAGCTACGAGGATGTCAGGGCAGCAATTTTAAAATATGGTTTCCATTTGGAG GTGGAGAGAGAGTCTGTCCCCACCACCTATACAGAGAACGATCAGTCCATGCTGAAGTACCTGTACGACTGTGTTTTCTTTGTGGCAAGGAAACCTGACCATCTGTATGCCAACGGTTTCCAGGTGGTCCATAAGAACAGACCGGAAGCGTCGCAACGGCGAAAGAGCTGCGACAGTCTGACGTGA